One Malassezia restricta chromosome III, complete sequence DNA segment encodes these proteins:
- a CDS encoding splicing factor 3B subunit 2 — MASSAAAPPVINAVLTKNAKRRAKKKLQRSQSEIPQKSSVSKESYESSPQARVEDEAALPSYIEAPPDPVAAPLPDMDDEMFASFSSVLERFQPQETDAPNPKGQVLYSDDDMYSDDEQPRLPQSTMSRKKLRELQRMSVAELKQLVHHPEAVEWADVASPDPRLLIHLKSYRNAVPVPSHWGHKREYLSHRRGTEKPPYELPSYIAETGIATLRNAVTSAEANKTLKAKTRERVQPKMARMDIDYQRLHDAFFRFQTKPPMTQYGETYFEGRDGGSRARHRRPGDLSEALREALSIPPLAPLPWLIAMQRHGPPPSYPHMRIPGLNAPIPEGAQWGFHPGGWGRPPIDEKGQPIYGDVFGENKQEHQDLFELDIPQRELWGEIAVDEEDYDEDSDEDEEQDENEEGTDEDMDEDEDEDEPAVTEADHFVPTSGLETPSGIQSVLAGLETPAHIELRKSVPTPSQPNGPPPSLYQILPEREAGAQGHGFMGSDHVYDMNASRPHNST; from the coding sequence ATGGCCTCatcggcagcagcgccgccagtAATAAATGCAGTCTTAACAAAGAATGCCAAAAGACGCGCTAAGAAGAAGCTGCAGCGGTCACAGTCCGAAATTCCACAAAAATCATCGGTTTCTAAGGAGTCATACGAGTCTTCCCCTCAAGCTCGTGTGGAAGATGAGGCTGCATTGCCGTCTTACATCGAGGCACCGCCGGATCCTGTCGCTGCCCCTCTACCAGACATGGATGATGAAATGTTTGCGAGTTTCTCGTCTGTCTTGGAACGATTCCAACCCCAGGAAACAGACGCGCCCAATCCAAAGGGACAAGTGCTGTATTCCGACGACGATATGTACTCAGACGATGAACAGCCTCGTTTACCACAAAGCACCATGTCGCGGAAGAAGCTCCGTGAACTACAACGCATGTCAGTGGCTgagctcaagcagctggTGCACCATCCAGAGGCCGTCGAATGGGCAGACGTAGCTTCACCGGACCCACGCTTACTGATTCATTTGAAGAGCTATCGCAATGCGGTACCAGTACCCTCGCATTGGGGTCACAAGCGCGAGTATTTATCTCATCGTCGCGGCACGGAGAAGCCTCCATACGAGTTGCCGTCCTACATTGCTGAGACAGGCATTGCGACTCTTCGGAATGCTGTTACGTCTGCAGAAGCGAACAAGACTCTTAAAGCCAAAACACGCGAACGTGTCCAGCCTAAAATGGCTCGTATGGATATTGATTACCAGCGATTGCATGACGCCTTTTTCCGGTTTCAGACCAAACCACCTATGACTCAATATGGTGAAACCTACTTTGAAGGCAGAGATGGCGGGTCTCGAGCACGTCATCGTCGGCCTGGTGATTTATCTGAAGCATTGCGAGAGGCCCTATCTATCCCCCCACTTGCCCCACTTCCCTGGCTCATTGCCAtgcagcgacatggcccaCCACCCAGTTACCCACATATGCGTATTCCTGGTCTGAATGCGCCGATTCCAGAGGGTGCTCAATGGGGCTTCCACCCTGGTGGCTGGGGACGGCCGCCCATTGACGAAAAAGGGCAGCCTATTTATGGTGATGTTTTTGGTGAAAATAAACAAGAACACCAAGATTTGTTTGAACTTGACATACCACAGCGTGAACTATGGGGTGAGATTGCTGTGGATGAGGAAGATTATGATGAAGACAGTGACGAAGATGAGGAGCAAGATGAGAATGAAGAAGGCACCGACGAAGATATGGATGAAGACGAAGATGAAGACGAGCCAGCGGTGACAGAGGCTGACCATTTCGTGCCCACCTCGGGTCTTGAGACGCCATCCGGCATCCAGTCCGTCTTGGCTGGGCTCGAAACACCAGCCCACATCGAGCTTCGAAAATCTGTCCCCACGCCTTCTCAGCCAAATGGACCACCGCCATCACTATACCAAATCTTGCCTGAGCGCGAGGCCGGTGCGCAAGGCCATGGCTTTATGGGCAGCGACCATGTGTATGACATGAATGCAAGTCGTCCGCATAATTCTACGTAG